One window of the Asticcacaulis sp. SL142 genome contains the following:
- the addA gene encoding double-strand break repair helicase AddA encodes MTPQNVAADPSAHVFVTANAGSGKTSTLVNRVARLLLRGARPEHILCVTYTKAAAAEMQGRLFAQLGGWAVMADEELSQQLAKIGEDISPENLTRARTLFAGALETPGGLKIQTIHGFCEKLLRRFPLEAGLSPSFKILDDLEAKALKERAQEQLLTLHDDQGVHGDISSRDRLIRTLRINNFEKLLRQFSMQHEDITEQFEELKLKAESEGSNWIQFIYQSLGFDQVVTPEQIERNYLRGLNWEVIAALTRSVASVNDATNQKISSALLSFCEANLRGEEFNATGFAAIFLKKDGDINSRIYTQKTLASDRETIDKLAQNAFTFNAQHNAAKIAFTTFDVLRLFMDFSAIYRTLKRRSGALDFQDLIVQTRRLLHQTDMSSWVLYKLDGGLEHILVDEAQDTSEDQWAIVKALTSEFFAGEGASLKLTKAVRTVFAVGDEKQSIYGFQGARPDKFLETRQYYDMAAVSAGQVLKVPELVHSFRSLPQVLGFVDAIYDGDPDLSYALTFTSNVVRHAAVRNDIGCIELWPLVMPIETDDTEDDGTEVDPVDKTGATPAKRLAQQLAFHIKSEISAGRGIMVKDKWRAMHAGDVLILVRKRDALFENIIRELKQQGVPVSGADRLKLSEHIAFQDLRTLMRFAMQPGDDLSLACVLRSPLCDLSEQDLYDLSQGRSGSLWGALLQKPSDDGRFDDARSLMQWVLAEAPRRAAFDFLARLLNRRDGNGLTMRQRFLSRLGPECEDVLDETLALALKGEGIDDIGVEAFLNLCEFNASDIKREQEEGGERVRVMTVHGSKGLEAPWVIIPIGPNFKSSRNDDLLLMDDDGGLFVDVKPERGKVDAIVRFKDAKAEKDEQEALRLFYVALTRARDRLTVCGYQGKRAGTGRSWYGLAADAFSRLPASEVSAVDMALRADFGLDDPGRAQVMIYGIRAGTYVADEKSVRVKSPLPAFLTAGAYGEDDTSAVWRAVSQMGDDDRTETERSPSPLAMQKGLGRYRRGNLIHKLFEILPDLAADQREAVAAKYLAKQIDLDDDQRAEIIGSVMAVLNDDRFAEAFSPKSRPEVALAGQIGVNARGEPVYLSGRIDRLVVSEDRVWVIDYKSNRPAPDRAEDAAIDYQRQMAGYVALLRQIYPKAKVEAALLWTDGPKLTPFSDELITVRLAELSR; translated from the coding sequence ATGACCCCGCAAAATGTCGCCGCTGATCCGTCCGCCCATGTCTTTGTCACCGCCAATGCCGGGTCGGGTAAGACCTCGACCTTGGTGAACCGGGTGGCGCGCTTATTGCTGCGCGGAGCACGGCCTGAGCATATATTATGCGTCACCTACACCAAGGCGGCGGCGGCGGAAATGCAGGGGCGGCTGTTCGCGCAACTGGGCGGTTGGGCGGTTATGGCGGACGAGGAACTGTCGCAGCAACTGGCCAAAATCGGTGAGGACATCAGCCCGGAAAACTTGACCCGCGCAAGGACTTTGTTTGCAGGCGCGCTGGAGACGCCGGGCGGTTTGAAAATTCAGACTATCCATGGATTTTGTGAAAAATTGCTGCGCCGGTTTCCGCTGGAAGCGGGGCTGTCACCATCGTTCAAAATCCTTGATGACCTGGAGGCTAAGGCGCTTAAAGAACGGGCGCAAGAGCAGTTACTGACTCTTCATGATGATCAGGGGGTACATGGCGATATCAGTAGCCGAGACCGCCTTATCCGTACACTCAGGATTAATAATTTCGAAAAATTGCTGCGCCAGTTTTCGATGCAGCATGAAGATATAACCGAACAATTCGAGGAACTTAAACTAAAGGCAGAGTCTGAGGGTTCAAACTGGATTCAATTTATTTACCAATCACTTGGATTTGATCAGGTAGTCACGCCAGAGCAGATCGAGCGCAATTATCTGCGTGGCCTTAACTGGGAAGTTATCGCTGCGCTGACACGATCTGTTGCCAGCGTGAATGACGCAACAAACCAGAAAATCAGTTCAGCCTTGTTGTCATTTTGCGAAGCAAATCTCAGGGGGGAAGAATTTAACGCGACGGGTTTTGCGGCTATCTTTCTTAAAAAAGATGGCGACATAAACAGTCGTATTTATACGCAAAAGACGCTGGCTTCTGATCGTGAGACAATCGACAAACTGGCACAGAACGCCTTCACATTTAATGCGCAGCATAATGCAGCAAAAATTGCCTTTACGACTTTTGATGTCTTGCGGCTGTTCATGGATTTCAGCGCGATTTACCGCACGCTGAAACGCCGGTCGGGGGCGCTCGATTTTCAGGATCTGATCGTCCAGACGCGCCGGTTACTACACCAGACCGATATGTCGTCCTGGGTACTCTATAAGCTCGACGGCGGGCTGGAGCACATACTGGTCGATGAGGCGCAGGATACGTCTGAGGATCAGTGGGCGATCGTCAAGGCCCTGACGTCCGAGTTTTTTGCCGGTGAGGGAGCCAGCCTTAAACTGACCAAAGCCGTGCGGACGGTCTTTGCGGTCGGTGATGAAAAGCAATCGATCTATGGCTTTCAGGGCGCACGACCGGATAAGTTTCTTGAGACGCGGCAATATTACGATATGGCCGCCGTCAGTGCTGGTCAGGTGCTCAAAGTCCCGGAATTGGTCCACAGTTTCCGCTCCCTGCCGCAGGTCTTGGGGTTTGTCGATGCGATCTATGACGGCGACCCGGATCTGTCCTACGCCCTGACCTTCACCAGCAATGTGGTGAGGCACGCAGCCGTGCGTAATGACATTGGCTGCATCGAATTGTGGCCTCTGGTTATGCCGATTGAGACGGATGATACTGAGGACGATGGCACCGAAGTCGATCCGGTCGATAAAACCGGAGCGACGCCAGCCAAGCGGCTGGCTCAGCAACTGGCGTTTCATATCAAATCCGAAATCTCCGCTGGCCGTGGGATTATGGTCAAGGATAAATGGCGGGCCATGCACGCCGGTGATGTGCTGATACTGGTGCGCAAACGCGATGCTCTGTTTGAAAATATCATCCGCGAACTGAAACAACAGGGTGTGCCGGTATCCGGCGCCGATCGGTTGAAACTGTCCGAGCATATTGCCTTTCAGGACCTGCGTACGCTGATGCGCTTTGCGATGCAGCCCGGTGATGATCTGTCGCTGGCGTGCGTATTGCGCTCCCCGTTGTGCGACCTGAGCGAACAGGATTTGTACGATCTGTCGCAAGGTCGATCAGGTTCATTGTGGGGTGCGCTTTTACAAAAACCGTCCGACGACGGGCGGTTTGATGATGCCCGCAGTTTAATGCAGTGGGTTCTGGCCGAAGCGCCCCGTCGGGCCGCGTTCGATTTTCTGGCGCGGCTGCTGAACCGGCGTGACGGTAACGGCCTGACCATGCGGCAACGCTTTCTGAGCCGGCTGGGGCCTGAGTGTGAGGACGTGCTGGATGAGACCCTGGCGCTGGCGCTCAAGGGCGAAGGCATTGACGATATCGGCGTCGAAGCGTTTCTAAACCTGTGTGAATTCAATGCTTCCGACATCAAGCGCGAGCAGGAAGAGGGCGGTGAGCGCGTCCGCGTTATGACCGTGCACGGCTCAAAGGGTCTTGAGGCGCCGTGGGTGATCATCCCCATCGGACCGAATTTCAAATCGAGCCGCAATGATGATCTGCTGCTGATGGATGACGATGGCGGCCTGTTTGTCGATGTCAAACCGGAGCGCGGCAAGGTCGACGCGATTGTCCGCTTCAAAGACGCCAAGGCCGAAAAGGATGAGCAGGAAGCCTTGCGGCTGTTCTATGTGGCCCTGACTCGGGCGCGCGATCGGCTGACGGTGTGCGGCTATCAGGGCAAACGGGCAGGCACCGGCCGGTCATGGTACGGTCTGGCGGCGGATGCGTTTTCACGGTTGCCAGCTAGTGAGGTATCGGCGGTCGATATGGCGCTGCGGGCCGATTTTGGACTCGATGACCCGGGTCGGGCGCAGGTCATGATCTATGGCATCAGGGCTGGAACCTATGTGGCGGACGAAAAGTCCGTACGGGTGAAATCGCCTCTGCCCGCGTTTCTTACCGCGGGCGCTTACGGTGAGGATGATACGTCGGCGGTGTGGCGGGCGGTGTCGCAAATGGGCGATGACGACCGGACGGAGACTGAGCGGTCGCCGTCGCCGCTGGCTATGCAAAAGGGTTTAGGCCGGTACCGGCGCGGCAATCTGATCCATAAGCTGTTTGAAATCCTGCCGGATTTGGCGGCTGATCAGCGCGAGGCGGTGGCGGCAAAATATCTCGCCAAACAGATTGACCTTGATGACGATCAGCGGGCGGAAATTATAGGTTCGGTCATGGCGGTGCTGAATGATGACCGCTTTGCCGAAGCCTTCTCGCCCAAATCCCGTCCCGAAGTGGCTCTGGCCGGTCAGATCGGTGTCAACGCGCGTGGTGAGCCGGTCTATCTGTCGGGCCGGATCGACCGGCTGGTGGTCAGTGAGGATCGCGTCTGGGTAATTGATTATAAATCAAATCGCCCAGCACCTGATCGGGCCGAAGATGCCGCCATCGACTATCAGCGTCAGATGGCCGGTTATGTCGCCCTGCTGCGGCAAATCTATCCGAAGGCGAAAGTCGAAGCGGCGCTGTTGTGGACGGATGGGCCGAAACTGACGCCGTTTTCCGATGAGTTGATCACGGTTAGGTTAGCTGAACTGTCGCGCTAA
- the trxA gene encoding thioredoxin produces the protein MATVKITDETFESDVLKSDKPVLVDFWAEWCGPCKQIAPILEEVSEAYGDKLVVSKINIEDSPMTPSRFGVRGIPTMMLFKDGQMTSMKVGAMPKAKLLEWLAESGVA, from the coding sequence ATGGCGACTGTGAAAATTACCGATGAGACCTTTGAGAGCGATGTCTTAAAGTCCGATAAGCCGGTTCTGGTAGATTTCTGGGCAGAATGGTGTGGCCCGTGTAAGCAGATCGCGCCGATCCTTGAGGAAGTGTCAGAGGCTTACGGCGATAAGTTGGTGGTCTCCAAGATCAATATCGAAGATTCACCTATGACGCCGTCGCGCTTTGGCGTGCGCGGTATTCCGACTATGATGCTGTTCAAGGACGGTCAGATGACCTCGATGAAGGTCGGCGCCATGCCGAAGGCTAAACTTCTGGAATGGCTTGCCGAGTCTGGCGTCGCTTAA
- a CDS encoding bifunctional folylpolyglutamate synthase/dihydrofolate synthase: protein MTDRLLPFDAPLERLKALHPKRIDLTLERMLRVCAALGNPHDKLPPVVHVAGTNGKGSTLAFLRAMAESEGLSVHVYTSPHLVRFCERIRLNGALIDNDYLADVLNRVEIANNGQALTFFEATTAAAFLAFSERPADLLLLETGLGGILDATNIIAAPRLSIITPIDYDHQAFLGNDLTTIAKQKAGIIKPNCPVISARQAEEAETVIERAALQHRSPLSVMGQGFDAYRENDRLVFQDDDALLDLSLPRLSGPHQIDNSGLAIKAALALNFSSDAIDRGLKTAVWPGRLQALKAGPLHTALTDKASELWLDGGHNPHAAKALRAHLDILGSKDPKPLKMICGLLNNKDADEFFAAFDGLSLEIVCVGFSSEAATDPATLAAAAQSKGLTATTAISPLEAVKTLQTDAPVRILICGSLYLAGDVLALSEETWPI, encoded by the coding sequence ATGACCGATAGATTGCTCCCCTTCGACGCCCCCCTGGAACGCCTCAAAGCCCTGCACCCCAAGCGGATTGACCTGACCCTGGAGCGCATGCTGCGGGTCTGCGCAGCGCTAGGCAATCCGCACGACAAACTGCCGCCCGTCGTCCATGTTGCGGGCACCAATGGCAAGGGCTCGACCCTCGCCTTCCTGCGCGCAATGGCCGAATCTGAGGGCTTAAGCGTTCATGTCTATACCTCGCCCCATCTGGTCAGATTTTGTGAGCGTATCCGCCTCAACGGCGCCCTGATCGATAATGACTATCTGGCCGATGTCCTAAACCGCGTTGAAATCGCCAATAACGGTCAGGCCCTGACCTTTTTCGAGGCCACCACTGCCGCGGCATTTCTGGCCTTTTCAGAACGGCCCGCCGATCTGTTGCTACTGGAAACCGGCCTCGGCGGGATACTGGATGCCACAAATATTATCGCGGCCCCCCGCCTGAGTATCATCACGCCGATCGACTATGACCATCAGGCGTTTTTGGGCAACGACCTGACCACCATCGCCAAACAAAAGGCCGGCATTATCAAACCCAACTGTCCGGTCATCAGCGCCCGTCAGGCCGAAGAGGCTGAAACTGTCATTGAACGTGCAGCCCTGCAACACCGCAGCCCTTTGTCGGTCATGGGGCAAGGGTTTGACGCTTACCGCGAAAACGACCGGTTGGTGTTTCAGGATGACGACGCCCTGTTAGACCTCTCGCTGCCGCGCCTGTCCGGCCCGCATCAGATTGATAATTCGGGATTGGCCATCAAGGCCGCGTTAGCGCTTAATTTTTCATCAGACGCCATTGATCGCGGCCTCAAAACCGCCGTCTGGCCAGGGCGGTTGCAAGCGCTCAAGGCTGGGCCACTCCATACCGCCCTGACGGACAAGGCCTCTGAGCTTTGGCTGGATGGCGGTCATAATCCTCATGCCGCCAAGGCTTTACGGGCGCACCTAGATATTTTGGGATCCAAAGACCCCAAACCCCTGAAAATGATCTGCGGATTGCTGAATAACAAAGACGCCGATGAATTTTTCGCGGCCTTTGACGGTTTGTCTCTGGAAATTGTGTGTGTGGGTTTCTCATCAGAGGCCGCCACCGATCCGGCGACACTGGCCGCCGCCGCCCAAAGCAAAGGGCTTACCGCGACGACCGCGATAAGCCCCTTAGAAGCCGTTAAAACCTTGCAAACCGATGCGCCGGTGCGCATCCTGATCTGCGGCTCACTCTATCTGGCGGGCGATGTGCTGGCTCTCTCTGAAGAGACTTGGCCCATCTAA
- a CDS encoding acetyl-CoA carboxylase carboxyltransferase subunit beta yields MAIADKLGKGRVLPTNVRSGDKSGERRERGGWLAKIAPGVSKLVSKRETPENLWVKDPDTGEMIYRPDLEAALWVTPNGRHMRLNAETRLRYTFDDEQWETIESPKVFEDPLSFSDGKAYTERLKIARENTGEDDTMAIGYGKVQSVDCVVLVQDFTFMGGSLGIAAGEAFICAARAAVARKCPMVAFTASGGARMQEGTLSLMQLARTTLAIQELKAVQLPYIVVLTDPTTGGVTASYAMLGDVHLAEPGALIGFAGPRVIETTIREKLPEGFQRSEYLVEKGMVDRVVPRDELPAVLAALMSMLMGGRRKAGS; encoded by the coding sequence ATGGCTATTGCCGACAAATTGGGTAAGGGTAGAGTATTGCCTACGAACGTCAGATCAGGTGACAAGTCAGGCGAGCGTCGTGAACGCGGCGGTTGGCTGGCCAAGATTGCACCGGGCGTCTCAAAGCTGGTGTCCAAGCGTGAAACGCCGGAAAATTTGTGGGTCAAGGATCCCGATACCGGTGAGATGATCTACCGCCCGGATCTGGAGGCCGCCCTGTGGGTCACCCCCAATGGTCGCCATATGCGCCTCAATGCCGAAACGCGCCTGCGCTATACCTTTGATGACGAGCAGTGGGAAACCATCGAATCCCCAAAAGTTTTTGAAGACCCGTTGAGCTTTTCCGACGGCAAGGCCTATACCGAACGCCTGAAAATCGCCCGCGAAAACACCGGCGAAGACGACACTATGGCGATCGGCTATGGCAAGGTTCAGAGCGTGGATTGCGTCGTGCTGGTGCAGGACTTTACCTTCATGGGCGGATCGCTCGGCATCGCCGCCGGTGAAGCCTTTATCTGTGCGGCCCGTGCCGCCGTTGCCCGCAAATGCCCGATGGTCGCCTTTACCGCGTCCGGTGGGGCGCGTATGCAGGAAGGCACGCTTTCCCTGATGCAGTTGGCGCGCACGACCCTGGCCATTCAGGAACTTAAAGCCGTTCAACTGCCCTATATTGTTGTCCTGACCGATCCGACCACCGGCGGCGTGACCGCATCCTACGCCATGTTGGGTGATGTGCATCTGGCGGAACCCGGCGCGCTGATTGGCTTTGCTGGCCCACGTGTGATTGAGACCACCATCCGCGAAAAACTGCCCGAAGGCTTTCAGCGCTCGGAATACCTCGTTGAAAAAGGCATGGTTGACCGCGTCGTCCCCCGCGACGAACTGCCCGCTGTCTTAGCCGCCCTGATGTCGATGCTCATGGGCGGCCGCCGGAAGGCAGGGTCTTAG
- the trpA gene encoding tryptophan synthase subunit alpha: MSISRIDARFAQLKADNKAAFVAYIMAGDPDVEASFEVLKGLPAAGADIIELGFPFSDPMAEGPTIQLAAERSLKSGTKMAHVFDLIKRFRALDQDTPLILMGYMNPVENMGYERFATTASEAGADGVIVVDCPPEEADGLTDALDANDMALIRLATPTTDDNRLKTLVKRTKGFVYYVSVAGVTGVKSASADSVKDAVARVQKASNLPVVVGFGIKTPEAAAAIARVADGSVVGSVLVDAIKNSLPEKAPVNTKVLETAAILAHAVHTARL; this comes from the coding sequence ATGAGTATTTCCCGTATTGATGCCCGTTTCGCCCAGCTTAAGGCGGACAACAAGGCCGCGTTTGTGGCCTATATCATGGCCGGTGACCCCGATGTTGAGGCCTCATTCGAGGTGCTCAAAGGTCTGCCCGCGGCGGGCGCCGACATCATCGAACTTGGCTTTCCGTTCTCCGATCCGATGGCCGAAGGCCCGACCATACAGTTGGCGGCTGAGCGTTCGCTCAAATCCGGCACGAAAATGGCGCATGTGTTTGACCTCATTAAGCGGTTCCGCGCATTGGATCAGGACACGCCGCTGATCCTGATGGGCTATATGAACCCGGTCGAAAACATGGGCTATGAGCGCTTTGCCACGACCGCCTCTGAGGCTGGTGCCGACGGGGTGATCGTCGTCGATTGCCCGCCCGAAGAAGCTGATGGCCTGACTGATGCGCTGGATGCCAACGATATGGCGCTGATCCGGCTGGCGACCCCGACGACCGATGATAACCGCCTGAAAACACTGGTGAAACGCACCAAGGGGTTTGTCTATTACGTCTCAGTCGCGGGCGTCACAGGTGTCAAGTCTGCCAGTGCCGACAGTGTCAAAGACGCCGTCGCCCGCGTCCAAAAAGCCTCAAATCTGCCGGTCGTCGTGGGCTTTGGCATCAAGACGCCAGAGGCCGCCGCCGCTATCGCGCGGGTGGCCGATGGGTCGGTTGTGGGCTCGGTTCTGGTCGACGCCATCAAAAATTCTTTACCGGAAAAAGCGCCCGTTAACACAAAAGTGCTGGAAACGGCGGCCATTTTGGCTCACGCTGTTCATACTGCACGGCTATAA
- the trpB gene encoding tryptophan synthase subunit beta: MSPVSTELSEPAVLTNSYNLPDAKGRFGDFGGLYVPETLMPLVLELTQAWEDAKKDEAFWAEYHSLLKFFVGRPSPLYFAERLSDYYGGAKIYFKREELNHTGAHKINNCIGQILLAKRMGRTRIIAETGAGQHGVASATVCARFDLPCLVYMGALDVERQKPNVFRMNLLGATVNPVTAGNGTLKDAMNEALRDWVTNVHDTYYMIGTAAGMHPYPEMVRDFQTVIGKETKQQIMELEGRLPDAVIAAVGGGSNAIGMFHPFIDDENVKLIGVEAAGHGLDVYNGHAASLTGGRPGVLHGNRTYLLQDDDGQILEGHSISAGLDYPGIGPEHAHLFDIGRARYVSTTDTEALEAFQLTSRLEGIIPALECAHALARVGEIAKDVGKDGIVVLNLSGRGDKDIFTVANAIGQPMSGM; this comes from the coding sequence ATGTCTCCCGTGTCCACTGAGTTATCCGAACCGGCTGTCCTGACCAACAGCTATAATCTGCCGGACGCCAAGGGGCGTTTTGGTGATTTCGGCGGGCTTTATGTGCCCGAAACCCTCATGCCGCTCGTGTTAGAACTGACGCAGGCCTGGGAAGACGCAAAAAAAGACGAAGCCTTCTGGGCCGAATATCATAGCCTTTTGAAGTTCTTTGTGGGCCGCCCGTCCCCGCTCTATTTTGCTGAGCGCCTGAGCGACTATTACGGCGGCGCCAAGATCTATTTCAAGCGCGAAGAACTGAACCACACCGGCGCGCACAAAATCAACAACTGTATCGGCCAGATCCTGCTGGCCAAGCGTATGGGCCGCACCCGCATTATCGCGGAAACCGGCGCGGGCCAACATGGCGTGGCCTCGGCCACGGTCTGCGCCCGCTTTGATTTACCGTGCCTCGTCTATATGGGCGCTCTTGATGTTGAGCGTCAAAAGCCCAATGTCTTCCGCATGAACCTGTTGGGAGCCACAGTTAATCCGGTGACGGCGGGCAATGGCACGCTCAAAGACGCCATGAACGAAGCCCTGCGCGACTGGGTCACCAACGTCCACGACACCTATTACATGATCGGCACCGCCGCCGGTATGCATCCCTATCCTGAGATGGTGCGCGATTTCCAGACTGTGATCGGTAAGGAAACCAAGCAACAGATCATGGAACTGGAAGGCCGCCTGCCCGATGCGGTGATTGCTGCCGTTGGCGGTGGCTCCAACGCCATTGGCATGTTCCACCCGTTCATTGATGATGAAAACGTCAAGCTGATCGGTGTCGAAGCCGCAGGGCACGGCCTTGATGTCTATAATGGTCACGCCGCCTCCTTAACCGGCGGGCGTCCGGGCGTCCTGCATGGCAACCGCACCTATCTGCTGCAGGATGACGACGGCCAGATCCTTGAGGGCCATTCGATCTCCGCAGGCCTTGACTATCCCGGCATCGGGCCGGAGCACGCCCACCTGTTCGATATTGGCCGCGCCCGTTATGTCAGCACGACCGATACCGAAGCATTGGAGGCTTTCCAGCTCACCTCACGGCTTGAAGGGATCATACCGGCCCTTGAATGCGCGCACGCCCTGGCGCGGGTGGGTGAGATCGCCAAAGACGTCGGCAAAGACGGCATTGTTGTGCTTAACCTGTCCGGTCGCGGCGATAAGGACATTTTCACGGTGGCAAACGCTATCGGTCAGCCCATGAGCGGTATGTAA
- a CDS encoding phosphoribosylanthranilate isomerase yields MTVLAKICGINSFSAAQAAIDHGAGFLGFIYFPKSPRHLGVDAARSLMEQAKQHAFTHQLRVKRVSVVVNPDNELLDHIHRELQPDFIQLHGHETPERVADIRARLNVPLIKAITVSSKDDVAAARAYEPLVAHMLFDAKPPADAGLPAGVGAKFDWTLMEGHKGSAPWFLAGGLDPWNVADAVATAKAPMVDVSSGVERGPGLKDASLISNFLKAVKGI; encoded by the coding sequence ATGACTGTCTTAGCAAAAATCTGCGGTATCAATAGTTTTTCAGCCGCTCAGGCCGCCATAGATCATGGCGCGGGCTTTTTGGGGTTCATTTACTTCCCGAAAAGCCCGCGCCACTTGGGCGTCGATGCCGCACGATCATTGATGGAACAAGCAAAACAGCACGCCTTTACACACCAACTCAGAGTAAAGCGCGTCAGCGTCGTGGTAAACCCGGACAATGAGCTTTTGGATCACATTCATCGTGAGCTACAGCCGGATTTTATCCAGTTGCACGGTCATGAAACACCAGAGCGGGTCGCTGATATTCGCGCGCGCCTCAATGTGCCGCTCATTAAGGCCATCACCGTATCCTCAAAGGACGATGTGGCCGCCGCACGCGCCTATGAACCGCTGGTGGCGCACATGTTGTTTGACGCCAAACCACCGGCGGATGCGGGCCTGCCTGCCGGGGTCGGGGCCAAGTTCGACTGGACGCTGATGGAGGGCCACAAAGGCTCGGCCCCATGGTTTCTGGCGGGCGGGCTTGATCCGTGGAACGTGGCGGACGCTGTCGCCACCGCAAAAGCGCCGATGGTAGATGTTTCCTCTGGTGTAGAGCGCGGTCCTGGCTTAAAAGACGCCTCCCTGATCTCAAACTTTCTTAAAGCCGTAAAAGGCATTTAG
- a CDS encoding glucokinase codes for MVQSVLLSDISSGNYLKLALARPGERPGAFMHYTCSSLDEFNADITEFLSANGNPRLRGAAFSTSGWETNGVVELVRYGFHLKRGDIRNLLGIQRLNIVNNLVAKALAVPQLEAHEREKIFGGDATPDQPIAVIGPEHGLGVALLVPDGMGNWTAMPSEGGHADLAATNAEEAAVLELMAKKFGHVSRERAVSISGLAEVWRCLAILDKDDVPTPAPEEIVARAYADEARSKRAIGLSLGWYAAMAADAALMMGARGGIYLSGGIGDLVGDLFDIEAFATRFYDKGRVISFLKGIPVYRTKASEMEILGLTTLFDPDLMPV; via the coding sequence ATGGTACAATCGGTACTTTTAAGTGATATCTCAAGCGGCAACTATCTGAAACTGGCTTTGGCACGTCCGGGTGAGCGTCCGGGGGCGTTTATGCACTATACCTGCTCAAGTCTTGATGAGTTTAACGCCGACATCACGGAGTTTTTGTCGGCCAACGGCAATCCGCGTCTGAGGGGCGCGGCCTTTTCGACATCGGGCTGGGAAACCAATGGCGTGGTGGAGCTGGTGCGTTACGGGTTTCACTTAAAACGCGGCGATATCCGTAACCTGTTGGGGATTCAGCGCCTCAATATCGTCAATAATCTGGTGGCCAAGGCGCTGGCGGTGCCGCAGCTTGAAGCCCATGAGCGCGAAAAGATTTTCGGCGGGGATGCTACACCGGATCAGCCGATTGCGGTTATCGGGCCTGAGCATGGGCTCGGTGTAGCGCTGCTGGTGCCAGACGGCATGGGCAACTGGACGGCCATGCCGTCTGAAGGCGGTCACGCCGATCTTGCCGCCACCAATGCCGAAGAGGCGGCGGTGCTGGAGCTGATGGCAAAGAAGTTCGGCCATGTATCGCGCGAGCGGGCGGTGTCGATTTCCGGGCTGGCCGAAGTGTGGCGCTGCCTGGCTATACTGGACAAGGATGATGTGCCGACCCCGGCTCCCGAAGAGATTGTGGCGCGCGCCTATGCCGACGAAGCGCGCTCAAAACGCGCCATTGGCCTCAGTCTGGGCTGGTATGCGGCGATGGCAGCAGATGCGGCCCTGATGATGGGGGCGCGCGGTGGCATTTACCTGTCGGGCGGGATCGGCGACCTTGTCGGCGACCTGTTTGATATTGAGGCGTTTGCGACCCGCTTTTACGATAAGGGCCGGGTGATCAGCTTCCTGAAAGGGATTCCGGTCTATCGCACCAAGGCCAGTGAGATGGAAATCTTAGGTCTCACGACCCTGTTCGATCCGGATTTGATGCCGGTTTAA